In Nocardia terpenica, the genomic window TCGTGGTGACGCAGCTCCCGCTGGCGCAGCGCCTGCTCGACCGCACCGGGCAGCTGGACTCGATCCAGATCGTTCCGGCCGCGAATACCGATGTGGGGCAGCTGCGTTCGACCCTCACCCAGGTGGTGGCGGGCCGCGCGGTGGTCGCCGACCCGAGCCTGCGCACCGCCCAGGCCGGGGGCGCGGTGATGCTGGTGCGGTATTCGACCACCGTCGCCTCGGCCGCCGCGCTCATCGTGTCGGGGTTCCTCGTCTACAACGCGATGAGTATGGCCGTGGCGCAACGCCGCCCGATGCTGTCGCTGCTGCGCGCGCTCGGCGGCCGCCGCCGATCCATGGTGCGCGACCTGATCGCCGAGGCGGGCGTGCTCGGCCTGATCGGCGGCCTGGCCGGAGCGCTGCTCGGAACGGTCATGGGCCGCACCGCGATCGACCGGCTGCCGTCGGCGATCGTGCAATCGGTGGAGGCGCGCACCGAATACATCGTGCCCGGCTACGCGGTGCCGGTCGCCGTGGCGGCCTGCGTGCTCGCCAGCGTCGCCGCCTCCGCGATCGCCGCCCGGCAGATCTACAAGGTGCGGCCGATCGAGGCGCTGGCGCCGGTCGGCGTCTCGCGCTCGGACGCGGTGAGCCCGCTGCTGCGCCGGGCCGCGATCGTGGGGGGCCTGGTCCTGGTCGGCGCCTCGATCCTGTTGGCGGAGGCCGATATCGGCCGCTATTCCATCGTGTCGATCTCCCTCGCGATCACCGCGGCCGTGGTGCTGTGCTTCGCCGCGACCGGGCCCATCGTGCGGGCGGTGGCGGCGGTGGCCCGGCTGTTCGGCGCGCCGGGCGCACTCGGCGCGACCACCGTGGAGCGGGCCCCGCGCCGGGTCTGGGCCACGGCCATGACCGTGATGATCGGCGTGACCGCGGTCGTCGCCATGGGCAGCGCCTCGGAGAATCTCGCGGATTCGGCGGGGACGAGCTTCCGCAGCCTCGGCAACTCCGATCTGTATGTGAGCCCGGGGGCGTTCACCGAGTTCCCGACGGGTCCGCTGCTGCCACCCGAGGTGAAGGACAGGATTCGCGTGGTTCCCGGTGTGGCGGGCGTGGAATCGGCGCAGATGGCCTTCGCGACGCTGGGCGGCGGCCGGGTGATGCTGCAGGGCTACGAGGACGACAACCATGCCTATCCCACCCCCCTCGACGACCGGGCCCGGGCCGGTCTGGTGGCCGGGACCGGCGTGGTGATCTCCCGCGACATCGCCAGATCCCAAGGGGTGCACGAGGGTTCGACGCTGTCGCTGCCGACGCCGACGGGCACCCGCACCGTGCGGGTATTGCGGGTGATCCCGTACTTCTCGGCCATCGCCGGTGTGGTGGTGATGAACATCGACATCATGCGCGAGTGGTACCAGCGCCCCGGCGAGACGATCCTCGCGGTGGACTTCCAGCACGGCGCGGACCCGTCCGCGGTCACCGCCGCCATCCGCGCGGCGGTGCCGCCCCAGCTGCACGTCTCACCCGGCAGCGAGGCCGTGGCCGCGATCTCCGGCGGCGTCCGGCAGGGCACCGCCCTGAGCAATTCGATCCTCTGGATCGTCGTGCTGGTCTCCACGATCGCCCTCCTCAATACCCTGATGTTGTCGGTCCTGGAGCGCCGCCGCGAATTCGGCGTCCTCCGTGCCATGGGCACCAGCCGCCGCTTCCTGCTGCGCACCGTCCTCACCGAGGCGGCCGGAATCGGCCTCGTCGGCGCTGCTCTCGGCCTGGCCTTCGGCGCCGCGGTCCAATACCTGGCCACCGTCGCCCTGGGCCACGCCATGACCATCGACGTCGCCTACAAACCCAGCCCGATGCTCCTGGCCTACGCCGTGGCCGCCCTCGTCCTGGCCTTGCTCGGCTCGATCCCCCCGTCCCTGCGGGCCGCCCGCATGCCCATCGTGGAGGCCATCGCGGTCGATTGAGAGTTATTGGGAGACAACGGCCCTCGCCCGTGCGGCGGGCGAGGGCCGTCCATGTCGGAGCTACCTGATGTCCAGCAGCTCGCTCACGGTGAGATCGGTGTCGGCATAACGGAGTGGAATCCGATCGCCCGGACGATATTCGGTGCGCACGCGGTATCCAGTCGACGCGGGTTCGGTGTGCTCATAAACCACCTCATGGGTGACGACCCAGTACACGGGATATCCGGCTCGGCTGTAGAGTTTTGCCTTCTTGCTCAGGTCCTGCAGGACCGTCTCGTTGGAAACCTCCACGACGAGCAGCACATCCGCCGGATCCCAGATGCTCAGGTCGGACCCGACCGTTCCGACAGGTTCGGCCGAGATCCGGCGAACCCAACAGTCCGGATCCGGTAGCGAGTCCTCGCTCGGCAGCGTCGCCCCCGACACACGCACGGTGGGATGCCGCAGCGCGGCGGCAACCTGGAACGACATCTCCCCGTGCCAATCGCCGATCACCACCGGCCAGACCTCCCCCTCGATCAATTCCACCCTGTGGTCGAAGACCTTCGCCTTCCAGGCACGCACGAACTCGTCCCGCGACCAGTGGTAGCTCAATGTGGCCTCTGACATGCACCAACCGTACTGCCGCGACCAGGCTCGAGGCTATGACTACCGCGCATCCGCACCCCTTGTATCGATCCGCACCCCGTGTAGCGCGGGAAAGGGTGCGGATAGGCGAGGGCCGGACCCGTTTACATAGACTTGTCGGCATGACTGCACCCACGGTGGAACTGATGGACTATGCCGATGTCGTCGACCGGTACGAGCCGGTGCTGGGCATGGAAGTGCACGTCGAGCTGGGGACCGCCACCAAGATGTTCTGCGGATGCCCGACGGCGTTCGGCGCGGAGCCGAACACCCAGGTGTGCCCGGTGTGTCTGGGGCTGCCCGGTTCGCTGCCGGTGGTGAACGAGAAGGCCGTCGAGGCGGCGATCCGGATCGGCCTGGCGCTCAACTGCTCGATCACCCCGTGGGGCCGGTTCGCGCGCAAGAACTACTTCTACCCGGACCAGCCGAAGAACTACCAGATCAGCCAGTACGACGAGCCGATCGCGCAGAACGGCTACCTTGAGGTGCTGCTCGACGACGGCACCCCGTTCCGGGTCGAGATCGAGCGCGCCCACATGGAGGAGGACACCGGCAAGTCGGTGCACGTGGGCGGCGCCACCGGCCGCATCCACGGCGCCAGCCACTCGCTGCTGGACTACAACCGCGCCGGCGTGCCGCTCATCGAGATCGTCACCAAGCCCGTCACCGGTGCGGGTGAGCGCGCGCCGGAGGTGGCCCGTGCCTACGTCACCGCGCTGCGCGACCTGCTGAAGGCGCTCGGCGTCTCGGACGTGAAGATGGAGCAGGGCTCGCTGCGCTGCGACGCGAATGTCTCGCTGATGCCCAGGGGCGCAACCGAATTCGGCACCCGCACCGAGACCAAGAACGTCAACTCGCTCAAGAGCGTCGAGGTCGCGGTCCGCTACGAGATGCGCCGCCAGGCCGCGGTGCTGGCCTCCGGCGGCACCATCGTCATGGAGACCCGCCACTTCCACGAGGCCGACGGCACCACCTCGGCGGGGCGGCGCAAGGAGACCGCGGAAGATTACCGCTACTTCCCCGAGCCCGACCTCGAGCCGGTCGCCCCGGACGCCGCCTGGGTGGACGAGCTGCGCGGCACCATCCCGGAGTATCCGTGGCTGCGCCGCTCCCGCATCCAGGGCGAGTGGAGCCTGTCCGACGAGGTGTTCCGCGACCTGATCAACGCGGGCGCCCTCGATCCGATCATCGCGACCGTCGACGCCGGCGCCTCGGTCGACGCCGCCCGCTCCTGGTGGGTCGCCTACCTGACCGAGAAGGCCAAGGAGCGCGAGGTCACGCTCGAGGAGCTGCCCATCACCCCGGCGCAGGTGGCCGAGGTGGTGGCGCTGGTCGAGGCCAAGACCATCAACAACAAGGTCGCCAAGCAGGTCGTCGACCTGGTCCTCGCCGGTGAGGGCGACCCGGCGCAGGTCGTGGAGGCCAAGGGCCTCGGCATGGTCTCCGACGACTCCGCCCTGCAGGCCGAGGTCGACAAGGCGCTCGCGGCCAACCCCGACATCGCCGACAAGATCCGCTCCGGCAAGGTGCAGGCCGCGGGCAAGGTCGTCGGCGACGTCATGAAGGCCACCCGCGGCCAGGCCGACGCCGCCCGCGTGCGCGAGCTGGTGCTCGCCGCCTGCGGCGTCTCCGGCTAGTCCGGGCTGCCGCCGGAGCCACCCTTCAGCGGCGGGATCCGCACCACCCGATCGTCGAACGGGCCGGGCTGACCCTGCTTGTTGACGGTGTCGACCCAGACGAAGCCGTTCTGGTCGAGCGAGGCGGCATTGAGCGCCCCGTACTTGTTCTGCGCCACCATCGTCGGCGCGGCGGTGATGGCGTGGGTGGTCGGATCGGGTGCGGCGAAGGCGAGCGCCTTCGCCCCGGTCATCGCCACCGCCACACCGTCGACCGCGGCCGCGCAGCCGCCCACGCCCGGCCGGTCCGGCCAGGTCCACGCGGTGGTCACGGTCCCGTCGGGGGCCAGCCGCTGTAGCCGGTCCTCGGCGGCGGTGCGGTCGGTGAACCAGATGCTGTCCTGGTGATCCGGGCAGACACCACCGGCCGCGCCGAGGCCGGAGGCGACGACCTTCGGCGTGGCCTCGTTCACCGACGGGTTGTCGACCGTGAGCAGCTTGCCCGCCAGCGAATTCGGGTCGGCCGCCGCGGCCGGACTGCCGGTGTCGCCGGTCAGCACCACCATCCGGTTCGCGTTGACGAAATCGATCGCGCCGCGATTTCCCGTGGCGCCCTTGGGAATTCCGGTGAGGATCGGCTTCGGGACACCGTCCGCGCCGATCCGCACCACTCGGTTGTCGCTCCCGGTGGTGATGTAGGCGTAGATCAGCCCGTCCTCGGGATAGGAGGGCGAGAGGGTGACATCGGTGAGCCCGCCGTCGCCCGTGGCGTCCACGCCGATCCGCGCGATCTCCACGGGCTCCGGCGGCGCCTCGCTCGGGTCGACCGCGGTGATCTTCAGGATCCGGCCGCCGACCCGCTCGGTGACCAGCGCCTGCTGACCGCCCGGCAGCACCGTGATGCCGCCCGTCGTATCCAGGCAGGAGACCACCACCGCGGGATCGGGATCGATGCACGGCCCGGACGGGCGCGGCGCGGCCGAGGTCGACGGCGGCGGGGTGTTGCTCGGTTGCTGCCCCTCCGGGACGAGGGTGGGAGCGGGGGTGAACGGGTTGGACGCGGAATCGTCGAAGCGCGCACAGCCGGCCACCAGACCGGCGGTGACGGCCAGGACCAACGCGACACGTCCGGCGACAACCACACTCATGGCTCAGACGTTACGGAAATAGTGTCGCAGGCGCTCGCACGGGGTTGGCGCGGCGCGCCCGGTAGCTCGGACACGCCGTTGACGCACCCCGCGCGGACCGCCCACCAGCCTTACTCTGACCGGGTGACCGACAAGCCGAACGAATCATCGGAGCCGACGCCGCCGCGCACGCAGCCCGTCGTCTCCGGTCAGGCGGCGCCGAGCCCCTACGACAGTCCGACCGGCGAGATCCCCGTGGTGAAATCCGGGGTGGGCGAGAATGTTCCGCGCACCGAGGACGAATTAGGTCTCGACCCCGAGGTTCCGGGCGTCGGCGAGCGGACCGAGCCGATCGCGAACCGCCCGGCGGAGGAGCCGACCGAACCGGTCACCCCCGCCTACGCGTTCGCCAGCATCCCGCCCGCCCCCGCCGCGGGCGAGGGCGGGCTCCGTCGCCGCGGCGACTATCGGCGCGGCACACTGGATCTGGGCCTGCTCGCGCTTCGCCTGGTGGTCGGCCTGACCTTCCTCTACCACGGCCTGCAGAAGCTGGCGGGCTGGTTCCACGGTCCGGGCCTGGACCAGACCCGGGCGATGCTGGAGCAGGGCGGCTGGAAGCACGGCGAACTGTCCACCGCCATGCTCTCCGTCGCGGAGGTCGGCGGCGGCGCGCTCATCGTGCTCGGCCTGGCCACCCCGCTGGCGGCGGGCGCGGTGCTCGCCTCCATCACCGACGCGTGGCTGTGGAAACAGGGCATGGCGCCCGGATTCCAGTACAAGCCGGTGGAATTGGAGTCCATCCTCGCGGGCCTGGCCGCCACCCTCATCCTCACCGGCCCCGGCCGCCTGGCCTTCGACCGCAACCGCGGCTGGGCCACCCGCCCGATGTGGGGCTCGGTGACGGCCCTCGTCCTAGCCCTGATAGCGGCCACGGTCAGCTGGATCTACCTCCACGGCGGCAACCCTTTCACCGGCATCTTCGACTGAGCCCCAACACCATTCGTTACGCAAACTGGGAACTTCCCCCCCGGGTCCCGGCGTGCTTTTGGCCGGGACCTCGCGAGATCCCGGCCAAAAGCACGCCGGGATCAGTGGTGTAAGCGATGCGGGGATCGGTGGTGTGAGCGGTGCCGGGATCGGTGGTGTGAGCGGTGCCGGGATCAGTGGTGTAAGCGACGCCGGGATCGACGGTGCAAGTGCCGGGATCAGGTGGTGTAAGCGACGCCGGAATCACATAGAGAAAGCCGGGATCCGTTGTAGGATCCCGGCTTTCAACGTCACAACTACGGCACCCGGCGGACGGCTCCCTTGTCCGCCGAGGTTGCCAGTGCCGCGTATGCTCGCAGGGCCGTGGTCACCGGTCGGTCTCGGTGGGCGGGCTGCCAAGGGCGTTCGGACGCTTCCATTTTGGCGCGGCGCTCGGCCAGAACCTCGTCGGGGACCAGCAATTCGAGGGCGCGGGTGTGCACGTCCACGCGGATGCGGTCGCCGTTCTCGATCAGGCCGATGGTGCCGCCGCTGGCCGCCTCGGGCGAGATGTGTCCGATCGACAGGCCCGAGGTGCCGCCGGAGAAGCGCCCGTCGGTGATCAGCGCGCACACCTTGCCCAGGCCCGCGCCCTTCAGGAAGGCGGTGGGGTGCAACATCTCCTGCATGCCCGGCCCGCCGGAGGGACCCTCGTAGCGGACCACGACCACATCGCCGGGCTCGATCTGTTTGCCGAGGATCTTCGACACCGCCTCCTCCTGCGACTCGACCACCACGGCCGGGCCCTCGAAGGTGAACAGGTCCTCGTCGATACCGGCGGTCTTGAGGATCGCGCCGTCCGGGGCGATATTGCCCCGCAGCACGCACAGCCCGCCCTCGACGGTGTAGGCGTGCGCGATATCGCGGATGCACCCGGACTCGGCATCGGTGTCCAGCGACGACCACCGGTTGTCGGTGGAGAACGGCTCCGTGGTGCGCACCCCGCCCGGCGCGGCGTGGAACAGCCGCAGCGCCTCGTCGGATGCCTTGCCGGAGCGGATGTCCCAGGCGTCGAGCCATTCGTCGAGGGTGCGGGTGTGCACGGTGGTGACGTCGGTCTCCAGCAGGCCCGCCCGGCGCAGCTCGCCGAGGATGGCGGGGATGCCGCCCGCCCGGTGCACGTCCTCCATGTGATAGTCGGAGTTGGGGGAGACCTTCGCCAGGCACGGCACCCGGCGTGAGATCTCGTCGATGGTGTCGAGGGTGAAGTCGACCTCGCCCTCCTGCGCGGCGGCGAGGGTGTGCAGCACGGTGTTGGTGGAGCCGCCCATGGCCACGTCCAGCGCCATCGCATTGCGGAATGCCTTGGCGTCGGCCACGTTTCGCGGCAGCACCGACGCATCGTCGTCGCGGTACCAGCGGTTGGCGATGTCCACGACGGTGGTCCCGGCCCGCTCGAACAGCGCCCGGCGCGCGGCGTGGGTGGCGAGGGTGGAGCCGTTGCCCGGCAGCGCCAGGCCCAGCGCCTCGGTCAGGCAGTTCATCGAGTTGGCGGTGAACATGCCCGAACACGAACCGCAGGTCGGGCACGCGCTGCGCTCGACCTCGGTGAGGCCCTCGTCGCTGACCTGGCTGGAGGCGCTGGCCGAGATGGCGGTGATCAGATCGGTCGGGGCCTGTGCGACACCGCCGACCACCACCGCCTTACCGGCCTCCATCGGGCCACCGGAGACAAACACCGTCGGGATGTTGAGCCGCATCGCGGCGTTCAGCATGCCCGGGGTGATCTTGTCGCAGTTGGAGATGCACACCAGCGCGTCGGCGGTGTGCGCATTGACCATGTACTCCACCGAATCGGCGATGATCTCGCGGCTGGGCAGCGAGTACAGCATGCCGCCGTGGCCCATGGCGATGCCGTCGTCGACCGCGATGGTGTGGAACTCGCGCGCCACGCCGCCCGCCGCCCGGACGGCCTCGGCCACGATCTCGCCGACGTTCTTCAGGTGCACGTGCCCCGGCACGAACTGCGTGTAGGAGTTCGCAATGGCGACAATCGGTTTGCCGAAATCGGAGTCGGTGAGCCCGGTCGCGCGCCAGAGGGCGCGAGCGCCCGCGGCATTGCGTCCGGCGGTCGTGGTTCGGGAACGAAGCGGTGGCATGGGTTATGGGTCCTCAGGATCTCGTCGCGGGGCTGGTAGCGACCTGCGCCGAGGGTGCTCGGCGGCCATTCCACGGTACTCCCGGATGCGGAGCCTCCAGCGTGCCGGTGGGAAATCGCGATTCATGTTCCTCGCGGTCGGCACAACGTGGTCATCGACGTCTTTTTACAGCCTACGCACTCCGCGTTGTATTCCCCGAGGCCGCCGCTCAGTCCGCGGCGTCGGGCTTGTCCGCCTCCGGCTCCGCGAACAGATCCGGAATGCGCCCGTTCGACGCCGCGATCAGATCCCGCAGCCGGTCGTAACTCACCGCGGGCAGCGTCACCTCGGACTCGTCGGCGAGGTGGGCGCGCACGAATCCCCGCTTCGGGATGCGCAGGCCCTTGATCTGCGCCCAGTCCAGGTGCCGGGAGCCGAAGGCGGTCCGCAGGTCGAGCCCGGTTTCCGACGCCGTGGTGCGGGAGCGCTCGATCCACAGCGCCACCGCGGCGGGGATCACGAACAGCACCCACAGCACCTTCGGCCACCCGAAGAACGGGAACGCCACGCAGAACAACAGGATGAGCACGCCGATATGACCGAGCCGGGGGATGCGGATCACACGACCCGTTTCCGCTCCCGTCTTGGCCGTGTGGGACGATCGAGCAGGTGGCACGGACTGATGCGACGATGACACACCCCCATCCTCGCATCACGGTAAGTAGACAGACCTACCCGCCCCGTCTCACATAATGGGACTGCAATGTCAAAATATTTGACGGACCGACTCTCGCGCACATACCGTCGTGCACGTGAATCGAATCGAGCTTCTCGTAATCGGCCGGCGCGTCCAGCGCTGAGCCTGACGACATACCAGTCGACTACGTCAAGCTCGCAGCTGCGACGCGCCACCCTCGATCAGCCATCGGCTGTCGGGGGATTTTTTATGTTCAGGCAAGTTCCGTGAGCGAGAACGACAAGCAGTAAGGATCCAGACGGTGAGCGCACCCACCACTCGGCCCGGGCCCTCGGCCCGCAGGCCGGCGCCTTCGGCGAATCAGCCGACACCCGCGGCGTCCGCCGCGACCCCGAACCGTCGCCAGGTCCCGCCCGAGCGGGTCACCGGCGCGCAGTCGGTCATCCGGACCCTCGAGGAGCTCGGTGTCGACACGGTCTTCGGTATTCCGGGCGGCGCGATTCTTCCCGTCTACGAC contains:
- a CDS encoding DoxX family protein; this encodes MTDKPNESSEPTPPRTQPVVSGQAAPSPYDSPTGEIPVVKSGVGENVPRTEDELGLDPEVPGVGERTEPIANRPAEEPTEPVTPAYAFASIPPAPAAGEGGLRRRGDYRRGTLDLGLLALRLVVGLTFLYHGLQKLAGWFHGPGLDQTRAMLEQGGWKHGELSTAMLSVAEVGGGALIVLGLATPLAAGAVLASITDAWLWKQGMAPGFQYKPVELESILAGLAATLILTGPGRLAFDRNRGWATRPMWGSVTALVLALIAATVSWIYLHGGNPFTGIFD
- a CDS encoding FtsX-like permease family protein translates to MIAAGWDRLRLFNIGELLIHRGRTLLSLVVMAVSAALLVSVFSLAGSVTGSVDRLTKSLGGKAALEVTGITDAGFDQQVLQQIRATPGVSAAVPMIRARIGADTDRALLVGADASVTALGSALDGPLRADAVKLVTVPNGVLVGAAMGHRAGETFRVGSGTVTVAGVLDDATSKRLNGGHIVVTQLPLAQRLLDRTGQLDSIQIVPAANTDVGQLRSTLTQVVAGRAVVADPSLRTAQAGGAVMLVRYSTTVASAAALIVSGFLVYNAMSMAVAQRRPMLSLLRALGGRRRSMVRDLIAEAGVLGLIGGLAGALLGTVMGRTAIDRLPSAIVQSVEARTEYIVPGYAVPVAVAACVLASVAASAIAARQIYKVRPIEALAPVGVSRSDAVSPLLRRAAIVGGLVLVGASILLAEADIGRYSIVSISLAITAAVVLCFAATGPIVRAVAAVARLFGAPGALGATTVERAPRRVWATAMTVMIGVTAVVAMGSASENLADSAGTSFRSLGNSDLYVSPGAFTEFPTGPLLPPEVKDRIRVVPGVAGVESAQMAFATLGGGRVMLQGYEDDNHAYPTPLDDRARAGLVAGTGVVISRDIARSQGVHEGSTLSLPTPTGTRTVRVLRVIPYFSAIAGVVVMNIDIMREWYQRPGETILAVDFQHGADPSAVTAAIRAAVPPQLHVSPGSEAVAAISGGVRQGTALSNSILWIVVLVSTIALLNTLMLSVLERRREFGVLRAMGTSRRFLLRTVLTEAAGIGLVGAALGLAFGAAVQYLATVALGHAMTIDVAYKPSPMLLAYAVAALVLALLGSIPPSLRAARMPIVEAIAVD
- a CDS encoding PQQ-dependent sugar dehydrogenase — encoded protein: MSVVVAGRVALVLAVTAGLVAGCARFDDSASNPFTPAPTLVPEGQQPSNTPPPSTSAAPRPSGPCIDPDPAVVVSCLDTTGGITVLPGGQQALVTERVGGRILKITAVDPSEAPPEPVEIARIGVDATGDGGLTDVTLSPSYPEDGLIYAYITTGSDNRVVRIGADGVPKPILTGIPKGATGNRGAIDFVNANRMVVLTGDTGSPAAAADPNSLAGKLLTVDNPSVNEATPKVVASGLGAAGGVCPDHQDSIWFTDRTAAEDRLQRLAPDGTVTTAWTWPDRPGVGGCAAAVDGVAVAMTGAKALAFAAPDPTTHAITAAPTMVAQNKYGALNAASLDQNGFVWVDTVNKQGQPGPFDDRVVRIPPLKGGSGGSPD
- the gatB gene encoding Asp-tRNA(Asn)/Glu-tRNA(Gln) amidotransferase subunit GatB; its protein translation is MTAPTVELMDYADVVDRYEPVLGMEVHVELGTATKMFCGCPTAFGAEPNTQVCPVCLGLPGSLPVVNEKAVEAAIRIGLALNCSITPWGRFARKNYFYPDQPKNYQISQYDEPIAQNGYLEVLLDDGTPFRVEIERAHMEEDTGKSVHVGGATGRIHGASHSLLDYNRAGVPLIEIVTKPVTGAGERAPEVARAYVTALRDLLKALGVSDVKMEQGSLRCDANVSLMPRGATEFGTRTETKNVNSLKSVEVAVRYEMRRQAAVLASGGTIVMETRHFHEADGTTSAGRRKETAEDYRYFPEPDLEPVAPDAAWVDELRGTIPEYPWLRRSRIQGEWSLSDEVFRDLINAGALDPIIATVDAGASVDAARSWWVAYLTEKAKEREVTLEELPITPAQVAEVVALVEAKTINNKVAKQVVDLVLAGEGDPAQVVEAKGLGMVSDDSALQAEVDKALAANPDIADKIRSGKVQAAGKVVGDVMKATRGQADAARVRELVLAACGVSG
- the ilvD gene encoding dihydroxy-acid dehydratase, whose amino-acid sequence is MPPLRSRTTTAGRNAAGARALWRATGLTDSDFGKPIVAIANSYTQFVPGHVHLKNVGEIVAEAVRAAGGVAREFHTIAVDDGIAMGHGGMLYSLPSREIIADSVEYMVNAHTADALVCISNCDKITPGMLNAAMRLNIPTVFVSGGPMEAGKAVVVGGVAQAPTDLITAISASASSQVSDEGLTEVERSACPTCGSCSGMFTANSMNCLTEALGLALPGNGSTLATHAARRALFERAGTTVVDIANRWYRDDDASVLPRNVADAKAFRNAMALDVAMGGSTNTVLHTLAAAQEGEVDFTLDTIDEISRRVPCLAKVSPNSDYHMEDVHRAGGIPAILGELRRAGLLETDVTTVHTRTLDEWLDAWDIRSGKASDEALRLFHAAPGGVRTTEPFSTDNRWSSLDTDAESGCIRDIAHAYTVEGGLCVLRGNIAPDGAILKTAGIDEDLFTFEGPAVVVESQEEAVSKILGKQIEPGDVVVVRYEGPSGGPGMQEMLHPTAFLKGAGLGKVCALITDGRFSGGTSGLSIGHISPEAASGGTIGLIENGDRIRVDVHTRALELLVPDEVLAERRAKMEASERPWQPAHRDRPVTTALRAYAALATSADKGAVRRVP
- a CDS encoding PH domain-containing protein yields the protein MIRIPRLGHIGVLILLFCVAFPFFGWPKVLWVLFVIPAAVALWIERSRTTASETGLDLRTAFGSRHLDWAQIKGLRIPKRGFVRAHLADESEVTLPAVSYDRLRDLIAASNGRIPDLFAEPEADKPDAAD
- a CDS encoding Uma2 family endonuclease, yielding MSEATLSYHWSRDEFVRAWKAKVFDHRVELIEGEVWPVVIGDWHGEMSFQVAAALRHPTVRVSGATLPSEDSLPDPDCWVRRISAEPVGTVGSDLSIWDPADVLLVVEVSNETVLQDLSKKAKLYSRAGYPVYWVVTHEVVYEHTEPASTGYRVRTEYRPGDRIPLRYADTDLTVSELLDIR